The Halichoerus grypus chromosome 9, mHalGry1.hap1.1, whole genome shotgun sequence genome has a window encoding:
- the LOC118553501 gene encoding LOW QUALITY PROTEIN: olfactory receptor 2W1-like (The sequence of the model RefSeq protein was modified relative to this genomic sequence to represent the inferred CDS: deleted 1 base in 1 codon): protein MDTNNGSSTMDFILLGFSDRPRLEHFISGVVFIFYIVTLVGNTTIILVSYLDTQLHTPMYFFLSNLSFLDLCYATSIIPQMLVNLWGPTRSITYGGCVLQFFFALDLGATECLLLAVMAYDRYAAVCQPLHYTVIMHPQLCQKMVLTAWLGGLGSALILCSLTLKLPRCGHREVDNFFCEMPALIKMACVHSKVMEIIVFALGVIFLLAPLSLILISYVVITQAVVRIKSAARWSKVLNTCASHLTVVTLFYGTLIYMYMKPQNRSSQDEGKFFTLFYTIITPTLNPLIYTLRNKDVKSAIKRILCVEKWSAKS, encoded by the exons ATGGACACAAACAATGGAAGTTCCACTATGGATTTCATCCTGCTGGGGTTTTCTGATCGGCCCCGATTAGAACACTTCATCTCTGGGGTTGTCTTCATCTTCTATATTGTGACTCTGGTGGGAAACACAACCATCATTCTTGTATCTTATCTAGACACCCAGCTCCATACTCCCATGTATTTCTTCTTATCCAATTTGTCTTTTTTGGACCTCTGCTATGCAACTAGCATTATCCCCCAGATGCTGGTAAATCTATGGGGTCCAACAAGGTCTATTACCTATGGAGGGTGTGTGCTCCAATTCTTCTTTGCCCTTGACCTTGGAGCCACAGAATGTCTTCTCCTGGCTgtgatggcctatgaccgctaTGCTGCTGTCTGTCAACCTCTTCATTACACAGTAATAATGCACCCTCAGCTTTGCCAGAAGATGGTGCTCACCGCCTGGTTAGGTGGCCTTGGCAGTGCGTTAATTCTTTGCTCCCTGACCTTGAAATTACCAAGATGTGGGCACCGGGAAGTGGATAATTTTTTCTGTGAGATGCCAGCATTGATCAAGATGGCTTGTGTACACTCAAAAGTAATGGAGATCATTGTCTTTGCTCTCGGAGTGATATTTCTTCTAGCACCTCTATCACTAATTCTCATCTCATATGTAGTAATCACTCAAGCAGTCGTGAGGATCAAGTCAGCAGCAAGGTGGAGTAAGGTCCTTAATACATGTGCTTCCCACCTCACAGTAGTAACTCTGTTTTATGGAACACTCATTTACATGTACATGAAGCCACAGAATAGGAGCTCCCAAGATGAG GGAAAGTTCTTCACTCTCTTTTACACAATCATCACACCCACTCTTAACCCTCTGATCTacactttaagaaacaaagatgtaAAGAGTGCAATAAAGAGAATACTGTGTGTAGAAAAATGGTCAGCCAAGTCATAA
- the LOC118553458 gene encoding putative olfactory receptor 2W6 translates to MDTNNGSSTTDFILLGFSDRPRLERFISGVVFIFYIVTLVGNTTIILVSYLDTQLHTPMYFFLTNLSFLDLCYATSIIPQMLVNLWGPTRSITYGGCVLQFFFALDLGATECLLLAVMAYDRYAAVCQPLHYTVIMHPQLCQKMVLTAWLGGLGSALILCSLTLKLPKCGHREVDNFFCEMPALIKMACVYSKVIEVILFALGVIFLLAPLSLILISYVVITQAVVRIKSAARWSKVLNTCASHLTVVTLFYGTLIYMYMKPQNSSSQDEGKFLTLFYTIITPTLNPLIYTLRNKDVKRAVKRMLHVGKWSAKS, encoded by the coding sequence ATGGACACAAACAATGGAAGTTCCACAACAGATTTCATCCTGCTGGGGTTTTCTGATCGGCCCCGATTAGAACGCTTCATCTCTGGGGTTGTCTTCATCTTCTATATTGTGACTCTGGTAGGAAACACAACCATCATTCTTGTATCTTATCTAGACACCCAGCTCCATACCCCCATGTATTTCTTCTTAACCAATTTGTCTTTTTTGGACCTCTGCTATGCAACTAGCATTATCCCCCAGATGCTGGTAAATCTATGGGGTCCAACAAGGTCTATTACCTATGGAGGGTGTGTGCTCCAATTCTTCTTTGCCCTTGACCTTGGAGCCACAGAATGTCTTCTCCTGGCTgtgatggcctatgaccgctaTGCTGCTGTCTGTCAACCTCTTCATTACACAGTAATAATGCACCCTCAGCTTTGCCAGAAGATGGTGCTCACCGCCTGGTTAGGTGGCCTTGGCAGTGCGTTAATTCTTTGCTCCCTGACTTTGAAGTTACCAAAATGTGGGCACCGGGAAGTGGATAATTTTTTCTGTGAGATGCCAGCATTGATCAAGATGGCTTGTGTCTACTCAAAAGTAATTGAGGTCATTCTCTTTGCTCTCGGAGTGATATTTCTTCTAGCACCTCTATCACTAATTCTCATCTCATATGTAGTAATCACTCAAGCAGTCGTGAGGATCAAGTCAGCAGCAAGGTGGAGTAAGGTCCTTAATACATGTGCTTCCCACCTCACAGTAGTAACTCTGTTTTATGGAACACTCATTTACATGTACATGAAACCACAGAACAGCAGCTCCCAAGATGAAGGCAAGTTCCTCACTCTCTTTTACACAATCATCACACCCACTCTTAACCCTCTGATCTacactttaagaaacaaagatgtaAAGAGGGCAGTAAAGAGAATGCTACATGTAGGAAAATGGTCAGCCAAGTCATGA